The following proteins are co-located in the Dietzia timorensis genome:
- a CDS encoding TIGR01777 family oxidoreductase produces MSLHTRQLLHHDHGYVQEWFARPGAVRRLTPGRAPLTPISEAASLRDGITEFRLPAGLRWRARHTPEGYVAGSRFVDEVANQPFAAITGWRHAHYVEAATGPNGERWCIVGDDVDARIPALGLESLFAFRHTVLAADLAAADRLAGYLDLGHGTDSGRLLPHRTIAVTGSSGTVGSALCALLTTSGHRVIRLVRSPREAAAPDTRHWDPARPSPRLLDDVDALIHLAGEPIAGRFTDKHLEAVRSSRVEPTRALAHAVAAAGTPVVVSASAVGYYGPDRGREILTETSVRGDGPLAAIVGEWERAWDPAREAGARVSVIRTGLVQAGGGGLLPMLARIVSTGLGGRLGKGNQWFPWIALDDLLDIYHRAVLDPDLAGPINAVAPGGVDNAEFTKTLAKVLRRPAAIPVPKFGPALLLGSSGADELAFANQRVEPAALVDAGHIFRYNDLEPALRHELAREELRPYRGDASV; encoded by the coding sequence ATGTCGCTTCACACCCGCCAACTCCTGCACCACGATCACGGCTACGTCCAGGAGTGGTTCGCCAGGCCGGGCGCCGTGCGCAGGCTGACTCCGGGCCGCGCGCCGCTCACGCCCATCAGCGAGGCCGCGTCTCTTCGCGACGGAATAACCGAGTTTCGTCTGCCTGCCGGCCTTCGCTGGCGCGCTCGGCACACGCCGGAGGGGTATGTCGCCGGCTCCCGGTTCGTCGACGAAGTCGCGAATCAGCCTTTCGCCGCGATCACCGGGTGGCGCCACGCGCACTACGTCGAGGCGGCAACCGGGCCTAACGGGGAACGGTGGTGCATCGTCGGCGACGACGTCGACGCGCGCATCCCCGCCCTGGGGCTCGAGAGCCTGTTCGCATTCCGCCACACCGTGCTGGCCGCGGATCTCGCCGCTGCCGACCGCCTCGCCGGCTACCTCGACCTCGGCCACGGCACCGACTCGGGACGGCTGCTGCCGCATCGCACCATCGCCGTCACGGGTTCTTCCGGCACCGTCGGGTCAGCCCTCTGCGCGCTACTCACCACCTCCGGTCACCGGGTCATCCGGCTCGTCCGCTCGCCGCGCGAGGCGGCCGCCCCCGACACGCGTCACTGGGATCCCGCACGCCCGTCGCCCCGCCTTCTGGATGACGTCGACGCGCTCATCCACCTCGCCGGCGAGCCCATCGCGGGTAGATTCACCGACAAGCACCTCGAAGCCGTGCGCTCCTCGCGGGTCGAACCCACCCGCGCCTTGGCCCATGCCGTTGCCGCGGCGGGAACACCCGTCGTCGTATCCGCATCGGCGGTCGGCTACTACGGTCCCGACCGCGGCCGAGAAATCCTCACCGAGACCTCGGTGCGCGGGGACGGTCCGCTCGCGGCGATAGTCGGGGAGTGGGAGCGCGCGTGGGATCCGGCGCGGGAGGCCGGGGCGCGCGTGAGCGTCATCCGCACCGGGCTCGTGCAGGCGGGCGGAGGGGGACTGCTGCCGATGCTCGCGCGGATCGTCTCCACCGGGCTCGGCGGGCGCCTGGGCAAGGGCAACCAGTGGTTCCCGTGGATCGCGCTCGACGACCTACTCGACATCTATCACCGCGCCGTACTCGACCCTGATCTTGCGGGGCCGATCAACGCGGTCGCCCCGGGCGGCGTCGACAATGCCGAATTCACCAAGACCCTTGCCAAGGTTCTGCGCAGGCCAGCGGCGATTCCGGTTCCCAAATTCGGTCCGGCGCTACTTCTCGGATCGAGCGGCGCCGACGAACTCGCCTTCGCCAATCAGCGAGTCGAACCCGCCGCACTCGTCGACGCCGGGCACATCTTCCGCTACAACGATCTCGAACCGGCGCTGCGCCACGAGCTCGCCCGCGAGGAGCTGCGGCCCTATCGCGGCGACGCGTCGGTTTAG
- a CDS encoding MarR family winged helix-turn-helix transcriptional regulator yields the protein MPDSSRKAGLSADREVASLLNRLEQSRRGATANAKLGAADARILWLLGGGEEYTLRDISDKLNLEQSTVNRQVNAAVKAGYVEKKRSRARAAWVFSPSADGRKKFDTDLEMHLGFYARALAELDESEKQVFIELLTRVVGGYETAIRTESWSRI from the coding sequence ATGCCCGACAGCTCGAGAAAAGCCGGGCTCAGCGCGGATCGCGAGGTCGCTTCGCTGCTCAATCGTCTCGAGCAATCGCGGCGCGGTGCGACTGCGAACGCGAAACTCGGAGCGGCGGACGCGCGGATCCTGTGGCTGCTCGGCGGCGGGGAGGAGTACACGCTCCGCGATATTTCCGACAAGCTGAATCTCGAGCAGTCGACCGTCAATCGCCAGGTCAACGCCGCGGTAAAGGCCGGGTATGTCGAGAAGAAGCGCTCGCGGGCCCGCGCGGCATGGGTGTTTTCGCCGAGCGCCGACGGGCGCAAGAAATTCGACACGGACCTCGAGATGCACCTCGGTTTCTACGCCCGCGCCCTGGCCGAGCTCGACGAGTCCGAGAAGCAGGTCTTCATCGAGCTCCTCACGCGAGTCGTCGGCGGTTACGAGACCGCCATCCGCACGGAGTCCTGGTCGCGGATCTAA